One window from the genome of Schistocerca piceifrons isolate TAMUIC-IGC-003096 chromosome 1, iqSchPice1.1, whole genome shotgun sequence encodes:
- the LOC124804071 gene encoding NADH dehydrogenase [ubiquinone] 1 alpha subcomplex assembly factor 2 isoform X2, protein MKTYGMAKEGRSIIGMIFKNFIQSLKPRQIRGTPVGTDYLGNKYFEIPANPSVGKRKASRWFEPAVKDNFEQEIPAEWEAWLRGRRTAPPMEEEIMRSVAIMEMKKKNAAELARKEGKKDPGVLDKEVKGMESFPKYDEYEVMPGKSKEADK, encoded by the exons ATGAAAAC GTACGGGATGGCTAAAGAAGGTAGAAGCATTATTGGCATGATATTCAAGAATTTCATCCAGTCCCTAAAGCCACGACAGATAAGAGGAACTCCAGTAGGAACAGATTACTTAGGAAATAAATATTTCGAGATACCGGCCAATCCAAGTGTTGGCAAGAGAAAAGCTTCACGCTGGTTTGAGCCAGCTGTGAAAGATAACTTTGAGCAAGAAATTCCAGCGGAATGGGAAGCATGGCTCAGAGGACGAAGAACAGCACCACCaatggaagaggaaattatgcgcaGTGTTGCCattatggaaatgaaaaagaaaaatgctGCAGAACTTgcaagaaaagaaggaaagaaagatccTGGTGTTTTAGATAAAGAGGTTAAAGGAATGGAATCATTTCCAAAGTATGATGAATATGAAGTAATGCCAGGTAAAAGTAAGGAAGCAGATAAATGA
- the LOC124804071 gene encoding NADH dehydrogenase [ubiquinone] 1 alpha subcomplex assembly factor 2 isoform X3, translating to MRYGMAKEGRSIIGMIFKNFIQSLKPRQIRGTPVGTDYLGNKYFEIPANPSVGKRKASRWFEPAVKDNFEQEIPAEWEAWLRGRRTAPPMEEEIMRSVAIMEMKKKNAAELARKEGKKDPGVLDKEVKGMESFPKYDEYEVMPGKSKEADK from the exons atgag GTACGGGATGGCTAAAGAAGGTAGAAGCATTATTGGCATGATATTCAAGAATTTCATCCAGTCCCTAAAGCCACGACAGATAAGAGGAACTCCAGTAGGAACAGATTACTTAGGAAATAAATATTTCGAGATACCGGCCAATCCAAGTGTTGGCAAGAGAAAAGCTTCACGCTGGTTTGAGCCAGCTGTGAAAGATAACTTTGAGCAAGAAATTCCAGCGGAATGGGAAGCATGGCTCAGAGGACGAAGAACAGCACCACCaatggaagaggaaattatgcgcaGTGTTGCCattatggaaatgaaaaagaaaaatgctGCAGAACTTgcaagaaaagaaggaaagaaagatccTGGTGTTTTAGATAAAGAGGTTAAAGGAATGGAATCATTTCCAAAGTATGATGAATATGAAGTAATGCCAGGTAAAAGTAAGGAAGCAGATAAATGA
- the LOC124804071 gene encoding NADH dehydrogenase [ubiquinone] 1 alpha subcomplex assembly factor 2 isoform X1, whose product MAKEGRSIIGMIFKNFIQSLKPRQIRGTPVGTDYLGNKYFEIPANPSVGKRKASRWFEPAVKDNFEQEIPAEWEAWLRGRRTAPPMEEEIMRSVAIMEMKKKNAAELARKEGKKDPGVLDKEVKGMESFPKYDEYEVMPGKSKEADK is encoded by the coding sequence ATGGCTAAAGAAGGTAGAAGCATTATTGGCATGATATTCAAGAATTTCATCCAGTCCCTAAAGCCACGACAGATAAGAGGAACTCCAGTAGGAACAGATTACTTAGGAAATAAATATTTCGAGATACCGGCCAATCCAAGTGTTGGCAAGAGAAAAGCTTCACGCTGGTTTGAGCCAGCTGTGAAAGATAACTTTGAGCAAGAAATTCCAGCGGAATGGGAAGCATGGCTCAGAGGACGAAGAACAGCACCACCaatggaagaggaaattatgcgcaGTGTTGCCattatggaaatgaaaaagaaaaatgctGCAGAACTTgcaagaaaagaaggaaagaaagatccTGGTGTTTTAGATAAAGAGGTTAAAGGAATGGAATCATTTCCAAAGTATGATGAATATGAAGTAATGCCAGGTAAAAGTAAGGAAGCAGATAAATGA